The proteins below are encoded in one region of Tessaracoccus aquimaris:
- a CDS encoding carbohydrate ABC transporter permease: MAIEVIAFTAPALALFAMFVVWPMLKAIQFSLFKWKGFGPLVDFVGLKNYVSVLSNDVFIGALGHNLFIVVASIAIQLPLGIAIALLLNRKMRFQGILRTVVFVPYVLAEVIAGVVWFQLLQPKYGVIDSVLAAIGIQGPAQGFLGTPEYALWTVMVVLTWKYLGLAIILFLAGLQSVPQELDEAAQIDGASWWQTQWHITIPLLGPTLRTWAFLSMVGSLQLFDMVWILTKGGPANATTTMATFLINEGTKRSNYGIAGAASVILFVIALTMALLYQRFILRRDNESTDPKKARR; encoded by the coding sequence ATGGCCATCGAGGTCATCGCCTTCACGGCGCCGGCCCTGGCGCTTTTCGCCATGTTCGTCGTGTGGCCGATGCTCAAGGCCATCCAGTTCTCGCTGTTCAAGTGGAAGGGCTTCGGCCCCCTCGTCGACTTCGTCGGCCTGAAGAACTACGTCTCCGTCCTGTCCAACGATGTCTTCATCGGGGCTCTCGGCCACAACCTGTTCATCGTCGTCGCATCGATCGCCATCCAGCTTCCGCTCGGCATCGCGATCGCCCTGCTGCTCAACCGCAAGATGCGCTTCCAGGGCATCCTGCGCACCGTCGTGTTCGTGCCTTACGTCCTCGCCGAGGTGATCGCGGGCGTCGTGTGGTTCCAGTTGCTCCAGCCCAAGTACGGGGTCATCGACTCGGTCCTTGCCGCCATCGGCATCCAAGGCCCCGCCCAGGGCTTCCTTGGCACCCCGGAGTACGCGCTGTGGACCGTCATGGTCGTCCTGACCTGGAAGTATCTCGGCCTCGCCATCATCTTGTTCCTCGCGGGGCTCCAGAGCGTTCCGCAGGAGCTCGACGAGGCCGCCCAGATCGACGGCGCCTCGTGGTGGCAGACCCAGTGGCACATCACGATCCCGCTGCTCGGCCCCACGCTGCGCACCTGGGCCTTCCTGTCGATGGTCGGCTCGCTGCAACTCTTCGACATGGTGTGGATCCTCACCAAGGGTGGGCCGGCCAACGCCACCACGACCATGGCCACGTTCCTGATCAACGAGGGCACCAAGCGGTCCAACTACGGCATCGCGGGCGCCGCCTCGGTGATCCTGTTCGTCATCGCGCTGACCATGGCGCTGCTCTACCAGCGCTTCATCCTGCGCCGCGACAACGAGTCCACCGACCCGAAGAAGGCCCGCCGATGA
- a CDS encoding extracellular solute-binding protein, whose amino-acid sequence MKKQILAFAAVASLALSACGGTAPAATGDPTEGATSPGATSAPAQDVTLRWWHNSNTGEGKDYYDKVAADFEAANPGVTVEVSAMQHEDMVTKLEAAWQSGDVPEIYMERGGGELKDKVNAGLVKDISEPSAETIAKLGGNVAGWQIDGKTYGLPFSLGVVGFWYNKDLFTKAGITEAPETWTDMFAAFDKLRAAGIEPISVGAGDKWPAAHYWYYFALRACPSDVLDKAVTSLDFSDQCFITAGEQLEKVVKAQPFNAGFLTTPAQAGPTSASGLLATGKVAMELAGHWEPGVMQGLTEDNLGLGDATGWFAFPQFDGQKGDPTSALGGGDAWAVPEKAPEQAVDFINYLLSDEIQKGFAELDMGLPTNPSASQYVADPALADLLKVRDNAARVQLYFDTAFGTAIGGAMNDAIALMFAGQASPQDIVNATQEAADAEK is encoded by the coding sequence ATGAAGAAGCAGATCCTGGCGTTCGCCGCTGTGGCGAGCCTGGCACTGTCGGCCTGTGGGGGAACCGCCCCCGCAGCGACGGGTGATCCGACCGAGGGCGCGACGTCGCCCGGCGCGACAAGCGCTCCCGCGCAGGACGTGACCCTGCGCTGGTGGCACAACTCCAACACCGGAGAGGGCAAGGACTACTACGACAAGGTCGCGGCCGACTTCGAGGCCGCCAACCCCGGCGTCACCGTCGAGGTCAGTGCGATGCAGCACGAGGACATGGTCACCAAGCTGGAGGCCGCATGGCAGTCCGGTGACGTGCCCGAGATCTACATGGAGCGTGGCGGCGGCGAGCTGAAGGACAAGGTCAACGCAGGCCTCGTCAAGGACATCAGCGAGCCTTCGGCCGAGACCATCGCCAAGCTCGGCGGCAACGTCGCGGGCTGGCAGATCGACGGCAAGACCTACGGCCTTCCGTTCTCGCTCGGCGTCGTCGGGTTCTGGTACAACAAGGACCTCTTCACCAAGGCAGGCATCACCGAGGCCCCCGAGACGTGGACCGACATGTTCGCCGCGTTCGACAAGCTCCGCGCCGCTGGCATCGAGCCCATCTCGGTCGGTGCTGGCGACAAGTGGCCCGCCGCGCACTACTGGTACTACTTCGCGCTGCGCGCCTGCCCGAGCGACGTGCTCGACAAGGCGGTGACCTCGCTCGACTTCTCCGACCAGTGCTTCATCACCGCCGGTGAGCAGCTCGAGAAGGTCGTCAAGGCCCAGCCGTTCAACGCAGGCTTCCTGACCACCCCGGCGCAGGCCGGCCCGACGTCCGCGTCCGGCCTCCTCGCCACCGGCAAGGTCGCCATGGAGCTGGCAGGGCACTGGGAGCCCGGAGTCATGCAGGGCCTCACCGAGGACAACCTGGGCCTCGGCGACGCGACCGGCTGGTTCGCATTCCCGCAGTTCGACGGGCAGAAGGGCGACCCGACCTCCGCGCTCGGCGGTGGCGACGCCTGGGCGGTCCCGGAGAAGGCTCCCGAGCAGGCCGTCGACTTCATCAACTACCTGCTCTCCGACGAGATCCAGAAGGGCTTCGCCGAGCTCGACATGGGCCTCCCGACCAACCCAAGCGCCTCGCAGTACGTGGCCGACCCGGCACTCGCCGACCTGCTCAAGGTCCGCGACAACGCCGCCCGCGTCCAGCTGTACTTCGACACGGCATTCGGCACCGCCATCGGTGGCGCCATGAATGACGCGATCGCGCTCATGTTCGCCGGCCAGGCGAGCCCGCAGGACATCGTCAACGCCACGCAGGAAGCCGCTGACGCGGAGAAGTGA
- a CDS encoding LacI family DNA-binding transcriptional regulator, whose product MSDDKPRLDEVARIAQVSRATASKALNGRSDVSDATRVKVLAAAEEVGYRRSTIGAPQPLIAWVADNLTTTYTLDILRGSAMAAQEAGIGLVTQYTATHQGALPPLGDDWFDAVAGHEWLGVIAVTSRLSRHQVTRIRDRGISFVAIDPANTMPADMTSIGATNWNGGVDATQHLVDLGHRRIGFVRGTVGSVPASERLQGYLSALSMNDLPHDPRLVVGSSFEYEDGVQAGLHLLSLDEEVRPTAIVACNDPLALGVYSAARHLGMQIPDDVSVVGYDDSLMAGLATPGLTTVHQPLQDMGSSAVRTLLAVHAGRSITEGPVRLATTLVVRDSTAAPLEVVAASAR is encoded by the coding sequence ATGTCAGACGACAAACCACGCTTGGACGAGGTCGCCCGGATCGCGCAGGTCTCGAGGGCTACGGCGTCGAAGGCGCTCAATGGCCGCAGCGACGTCTCGGATGCCACCCGGGTCAAGGTGCTCGCCGCGGCGGAGGAGGTCGGCTACCGCCGCTCGACGATCGGGGCGCCGCAACCCCTGATCGCCTGGGTCGCCGACAACCTGACCACCACCTACACGCTCGACATCCTGCGCGGCAGTGCCATGGCGGCCCAGGAGGCGGGCATCGGCCTCGTGACGCAGTACACGGCGACGCATCAGGGTGCCCTCCCGCCGCTGGGCGACGACTGGTTCGACGCCGTCGCGGGCCACGAGTGGCTCGGCGTGATCGCCGTCACCTCGCGACTGTCGCGCCACCAGGTCACGCGCATCCGCGATCGGGGCATCTCCTTCGTCGCGATCGACCCGGCCAACACGATGCCCGCCGACATGACCTCGATCGGCGCGACGAACTGGAACGGAGGGGTCGACGCGACGCAGCACCTGGTCGACCTCGGGCATCGCCGGATCGGCTTCGTGCGCGGCACGGTCGGCTCGGTGCCCGCGTCGGAGCGCCTCCAGGGCTACCTGTCGGCGCTCAGCATGAACGACCTGCCGCACGATCCCCGTCTGGTCGTCGGAAGTTCGTTCGAGTACGAGGACGGCGTGCAGGCGGGCCTGCACCTGCTGTCGCTCGACGAGGAGGTCCGCCCGACGGCGATCGTGGCATGCAACGACCCCCTCGCGCTCGGCGTCTACTCGGCCGCCCGGCACCTCGGCATGCAGATCCCCGACGACGTGAGCGTCGTGGGCTACGACGACTCCCTGATGGCGGGCCTCGCGACGCCAGGGCTCACGACCGTGCATCAGCCACTGCAGGACATGGGTTCCTCCGCGGTGCGCACCCTGCTCGCGGTGCACGCGGGCCGCAGCATCACCGAGGGGCCGGTCAGACTTGCAACCACCCTGGTCGTCCGGGACTCGACGGCTGCACCCTTGGAGGTGGTCGCGGCCTCGGCGCGTTAG
- a CDS encoding DUF3151 domain-containing protein, whose product MSETHPNLMASNVVVRLPEDPALADISERGREHFLEVVAAHPQSSLCWALLAETCLAEEDLGSAIAAYAYARTGYHRGLDTLRRNGWKGSGQVPWEHEPNRGFLRALWALSVAAGRIGETEEQERCAQFLRDSSEEAYLVLSGDGEETLDAES is encoded by the coding sequence ATGAGCGAGACGCACCCCAACCTGATGGCCTCCAACGTCGTGGTTCGTCTGCCGGAGGATCCGGCGTTGGCCGACATCTCAGAGCGCGGCCGCGAGCACTTCCTCGAGGTCGTTGCGGCCCACCCCCAGTCGTCGCTGTGCTGGGCGCTGCTCGCCGAGACCTGCCTCGCCGAGGAGGACCTCGGCAGCGCGATCGCCGCCTACGCCTACGCCCGCACCGGCTACCACCGGGGCCTCGACACCCTGCGCCGCAACGGCTGGAAGGGATCGGGCCAGGTCCCGTGGGAGCACGAGCCCAACCGTGGCTTCCTGCGCGCGCTGTGGGCGCTCAGCGTCGCGGCGGGCCGGATCGGCGAGACCGAGGAACAGGAGCGCTGCGCCCAGTTCCTGCGCGACTCGTCTGAGGAGGCCTACCTGGTCCTGTCCGGCGACGGCGAGGAGACGCTCGACGCCGAGTCCTGA
- a CDS encoding glycoside hydrolase family 3 protein — translation MKTWHDTTLDAPSRARALLAELTLEEKIAQLGSYWNRPKSEPEAEDGDHHDVAPMEHAMRQAAWDDAHRNGLGHLTRIFGTQPVTVEEGRAELRARQADVTSASRLGIPALAHEECLTGFTAMGATVYPAAIAWGATWRPELVREMAARIGADLHALGIHQGLSPLLDVVRDYRWGRVEETCGEDPYLVGTLGTAYVQGLQQEGVHATLKHFVGYPASRAGRNHAPISMGRRELEDVMLAPFEMAVREGGVKSVMNSYCDIDGVPAGASRWLLTEVLRERWGFDGPVVSDYWSVNFLTSTHRIAPDEATAAARSITAGLDIELPDTGSYAAVPEAIERGLMTEADLDVAVLRALTQKAELGLLDERPEIAGGERPDADLDSAANRTLARRVADESIVLLRNDGILPLKADPGRVALIGPVWTDVRSFLGCYAFPNHVLSRYPGAKTGLHILGIDDVLHDRFEGVEPIAGCDFIGGSDEDLEAAVAVAAKSDLAIVTVGDIAGLFGIGTSGEGCDVDQVALPGRQGELLDRVLATGTPTVLVLVTGRPYALGDYADRCAAIVQAFMPGVEGAEAIVDVLTGDTNPSGRLPIAIPAHPGAQPGTYLAPTLAWFSDGISNLDPRPLYPFGAGSPTRRSTCRTRQSPPSRSRSTGP, via the coding sequence ATGAAGACCTGGCACGACACCACGCTCGACGCGCCCAGCAGGGCGCGGGCACTGCTCGCCGAGCTGACGCTCGAGGAGAAGATCGCCCAGCTCGGGTCGTACTGGAACCGGCCGAAGAGTGAACCGGAGGCTGAGGACGGCGACCATCACGACGTCGCGCCGATGGAGCACGCCATGCGGCAGGCCGCCTGGGACGATGCGCACCGCAACGGCCTCGGGCACCTGACGCGGATCTTCGGCACCCAGCCGGTCACCGTCGAGGAGGGTCGCGCCGAGCTTCGCGCCAGGCAGGCCGACGTCACGTCCGCCTCCCGGCTCGGGATTCCTGCGCTCGCGCACGAGGAATGCCTGACCGGGTTCACCGCCATGGGCGCCACCGTCTATCCCGCCGCCATCGCGTGGGGCGCCACCTGGCGCCCCGAACTGGTGCGGGAGATGGCCGCGCGGATCGGTGCCGACCTGCACGCCCTCGGCATCCACCAGGGCCTCTCGCCGCTGCTTGACGTGGTGCGCGACTATCGCTGGGGCCGCGTCGAGGAGACCTGCGGCGAGGATCCCTACCTTGTCGGGACGCTCGGCACCGCCTACGTGCAGGGCCTCCAGCAGGAGGGCGTGCACGCCACGTTGAAGCACTTCGTCGGCTACCCCGCCTCCCGCGCGGGACGCAACCACGCGCCCATCTCGATGGGCCGCCGCGAACTCGAGGACGTGATGCTCGCGCCCTTCGAGATGGCGGTGCGTGAGGGTGGCGTCAAGTCCGTGATGAACTCCTACTGCGACATCGACGGCGTCCCCGCGGGTGCGTCACGATGGCTGCTCACGGAGGTGCTTCGCGAGCGCTGGGGCTTCGACGGCCCCGTCGTTTCGGACTACTGGTCCGTCAACTTCCTCACCTCGACGCACCGGATCGCCCCGGACGAGGCGACCGCCGCGGCCCGTTCCATCACCGCAGGCCTCGACATCGAACTCCCGGACACCGGTTCCTACGCCGCCGTCCCGGAGGCGATCGAGCGCGGCCTGATGACGGAGGCGGACCTGGACGTCGCGGTGCTGCGTGCCCTGACGCAGAAGGCCGAACTCGGCCTGCTCGACGAGCGACCCGAGATCGCAGGGGGCGAGCGGCCCGACGCCGACCTCGACTCGGCGGCCAACCGGACTCTCGCTCGCCGCGTCGCCGACGAGTCGATCGTGCTGCTGCGCAACGACGGCATCCTCCCGCTGAAGGCCGACCCGGGCCGGGTCGCGCTGATCGGCCCCGTCTGGACCGACGTCCGCTCGTTCCTCGGCTGCTACGCCTTCCCGAACCACGTCCTCTCCCGGTACCCCGGCGCGAAGACCGGCCTGCACATCCTCGGCATCGACGACGTGCTCCACGACCGCTTCGAGGGCGTCGAACCGATCGCGGGCTGTGACTTCATCGGCGGCAGCGATGAGGACCTGGAGGCGGCCGTCGCGGTCGCCGCGAAGTCGGACCTCGCCATCGTCACCGTCGGCGACATCGCGGGCCTCTTCGGGATCGGGACCTCCGGCGAGGGCTGCGACGTCGACCAGGTCGCGCTGCCCGGACGGCAGGGTGAACTGCTCGACCGGGTGCTCGCGACCGGCACCCCGACGGTGCTGGTGCTCGTCACCGGCCGCCCCTACGCGCTCGGCGACTACGCCGACCGGTGCGCCGCCATCGTCCAGGCCTTCATGCCGGGCGTGGAGGGCGCGGAGGCGATCGTCGACGTGCTGACCGGCGACACGAACCCCTCGGGGCGGCTGCCCATCGCGATCCCAGCGCACCCGGGCGCGCAGCCCGGCACCTACCTGGCGCCGACGCTTGCGTGGTTCTCCGACGGCATCTCCAACCTCGACCCACGCCCGCTGTACCCGTTCGGGGCGGGGAGTCCTACACGACGTTCGACCTGTCGGACGCGGCAGTCTCCGCCGAGCAGATCCCGGTCGACGGGACCCTGA
- a CDS encoding fibronectin type III-like domain-contianing protein: MTNTGHRPGSEVVQLYLEDPWAEVVRPLKQLIGYLKVDLADGESRRVTFEVHADRTSFTGTDLQRIVEPGEILLSAGRSSEDRLPGLSVELVGDRRVVGEGRVLLTPASVV, from the coding sequence GTGACCAACACCGGGCACCGCCCCGGCTCCGAGGTCGTCCAGTTGTACCTGGAGGATCCGTGGGCCGAGGTCGTGCGGCCGTTGAAGCAGTTGATCGGTTACCTCAAGGTCGATCTGGCCGATGGCGAGTCGCGCCGCGTCACCTTCGAGGTGCACGCGGACCGGACCTCGTTCACCGGGACGGACCTGCAGCGCATCGTCGAACCTGGCGAGATCCTGCTGTCGGCCGGACGTTCGTCCGAGGACCGGTTGCCGGGGCTGTCGGTCGAACTGGTCGGCGACCGCAGGGTCGTCGGCGAGGGAAGGGTGCTGCTCACCCCAGCGTCCGTCGTCTGA
- a CDS encoding carbohydrate ABC transporter permease codes for MTAATMTAAPREDATPTRRRRRRTNPLVYFVALVLVAFTLGPVLYAILGGFRTNAQLAANPAGMPDPFVWSNYVNVLTDARFWTYALNSSVVALLTTAMVVVFGLMAAYPLSRYHFKFREPLYMIFVAGLLFPATVAVIPLFIIISKDLGMSNTWWGLALPQAAFALPMTIVILRPFLQAIPSEIEEAAFIDGASRLQVFIRMMVPLAGPGLVTVGVLAFVGSWNAYLLPLLLLQGNMRTLPLGVADYSSEHSADTAGVFAFTSLAMIPAMIFFLTMQRRIVGGLSGAVKG; via the coding sequence ATGACCGCCGCCACCATGACAGCAGCGCCCCGCGAGGACGCGACGCCGACCCGCCGCCGACGCAGGCGCACCAACCCGTTGGTGTACTTCGTCGCGCTGGTGCTCGTCGCCTTCACGCTCGGCCCCGTGCTGTACGCCATCCTCGGCGGCTTCCGCACCAACGCCCAGCTCGCCGCCAACCCGGCGGGGATGCCCGACCCGTTCGTGTGGAGCAACTACGTCAACGTCCTCACCGACGCCCGGTTCTGGACCTACGCGCTGAACTCCTCGGTGGTGGCGCTGCTCACCACCGCGATGGTCGTCGTGTTCGGCCTGATGGCGGCCTACCCGCTGTCGCGCTACCACTTCAAGTTCCGCGAACCGCTCTACATGATCTTCGTGGCCGGGCTGCTGTTCCCCGCGACGGTTGCCGTGATCCCGCTGTTCATCATCATCTCGAAGGACCTCGGGATGAGTAACACGTGGTGGGGCCTCGCGCTCCCGCAGGCCGCGTTCGCGCTCCCGATGACCATCGTCATCCTCCGCCCGTTCCTCCAGGCGATCCCCTCGGAGATCGAGGAGGCCGCCTTCATTGACGGCGCGAGCCGGCTGCAGGTGTTCATCCGGATGATGGTGCCGCTGGCGGGCCCGGGCCTGGTGACGGTGGGCGTGCTCGCCTTCGTCGGCTCCTGGAACGCGTACCTGCTTCCGCTCCTGCTGCTGCAGGGCAACATGCGGACCCTGCCGCTCGGCGTTGCCGACTACTCCTCCGAGCACTCTGCGGACACCGCGGGCGTCTTCGCGTTCACCAGCCTCGCGATGATCCCGGCGATGATCTTCTTCCTCACCATGCAGCGCCGCATCGTCGGCGGCCTATCCGGGGCGGTCAAGGGATGA